A genomic stretch from Oreochromis niloticus isolate F11D_XX linkage group LG11, O_niloticus_UMD_NMBU, whole genome shotgun sequence includes:
- the nsmce2 gene encoding E3 SUMO-protein ligase NSE2 isoform X1: MSLSAVHGTLSSLKSCQADIGTGMDIVTDVAMDLAEAQDDEMNPGIKEMEAMILECAKLDREINYFVDVVQQVTAEVTTQQPEAMFSLSAKVKEQFTERIARLSDADLHTHQKVMAFKESVKNSFKQANQESAESMEELDEDIAVTQSQVNFTCPLTQVEMANPVKNKKCNHHYDEAAILGLIKTKHSQKKKCRCPVVGCGNTDVKDSDLIPDQMLRRRIQSYKRQNNRT; this comes from the exons ATGTCTCTGAGCGCTGTTCACGGAACTCTGTCGAGTCTGAAATCCTGTCAGGCTGACATCGGGACAGGTATGGACATTGTGACAGACGTGGCTATGGACCTGGCGGAAGCTCAGG ATGACGAGATGAACCCGGGCATCAAAGAGATGGAGGCCATGATTCTGGAGTGTGCCAAGCTGGACAGGGAGATTAACTACTTTGTTGATGTGGTGCAACAAGTCACAGCTGAG GTTACCACTCAACAGCCGGAGGCTATGTTCAGCCTGTCTGCCAAAGTGAAGGAGCAGTTCACAGAGAGAATAGCCCGACTCTCTGATGCTGACCTGCACACTCACCAGAAAGTAATGGCTTTCAAGGAAAGTGTCAAAAACTCTTTCAAACAAG ctaaCCAGGAGTCAGCAGAGAGCATGGAGGAGCTCGATGAGGACATCGCTGTGACACAGAGTCAAGTCAACTTCACCTGCCCACTCACACAG GTGGAAATGGCGAACCCGGTGAAGAACAAGAAGTGTAACCACCACTATGATGAAGCAGCAATCCTGGGCctgatcaaaacaaaacacagccaGAAAAAGAAATGCCG CTGTCCCGTGGTGGGCTGTGGAAACACAGATGTGAAAGATTCTGACCTCATTCCTGACCAGATGCTGAGGAGAAGAATCCAGAGCTacaagaggcagaacaaccggACTTAA
- the lratd2b gene encoding protein FAM84B encodes MGNQVEKLTHLNYAEVPTSDPNGFDPEDDGPRIGVSYIFSNDDDDDQDENFDHFPADKHQVNHEEKPFDPRDELECAIYYREECVFERKTGAATHSAESLMNKCRPGDLLEFVATGQYPHWAVYVGDFQVVHLHRAEIKNNFLTDVSQGKQGRIVNSLYRYRALPPEVIVRNALDHVGSRDRELYWRNSECFAAWCRFGKREFKIGGEIRIGKQPYRLKLLFSEKKSHVLEFQSLEDVIMEKRRNDQIGKGAVMQELANHLNTTHEIKEENFVN; translated from the coding sequence ATGGGGAATCAGGTGGAGAAACTAACGCATCTAAATTACGCGGAGGTGCCAACGTCGGACCCAAATGGGTTCGACCCGGAAGACGACGGACCGCGGATTGGCGTGTCTTACATTTTTTCCAACGACGACGACGATGACCAGGACGAGAATTTTGATCACTTTCCAGCGGACAAACACCAGGTAAACCATGAAGAGAAGCCCTTTGACCCCCGGGACGAGCTGGAGTGCGCGATCTATTATCGAGAGGAGTGCGTCTTTGAAAGAAAAACCGGAGCCGCGACTCACTCCGCGGAAAGTCTGATGAACAAGTGCAGACCGGGAGACCTGCTGGAGTTCGTGGCCACTGGACAGTATCCGCACTGGGCTGTTTACGTCGGGGACTTCCAGGTGGTTCATTTGCACCGGGCTGAAATCAAGAACAACTTTCTCACCGACGTGAGCCAGGGTAAACAAGGCCGGATAGTGAACAGCCTCTACAGGTACCGCGCGCTCCCGCCAGAGGTGATTGTGCGCAACGCGCTGGACCACGTTGGGTCAAGAGACAGGGAGCTGTACTGGAGAAATTCTGAGTGTTTTGCAGCCTGGTGCCGCTTTGGCAAACGGGAATTTAAAATCGGAGGGGAGATCAGGATTGGAAAGCAGCCGTACAGGTTAAAACTGCTGTTTTCAGAGAAGAAAAGTCACGTCCTTGAATTTCAAAGCCTGGAAGACGTGATCATGGAAAAGAGGAGGAACGATCAGATTGGTAAAGGTGCCGTGATGCAAGAGCTGGCCAACCATTTGAATACAACACATGAAATCAAAGAGGAGAATTTTGTTAACTGA
- the nsmce2 gene encoding E3 SUMO-protein ligase NSE2 isoform X2: MPEITQLDRHYIGFLHKQDDEMNPGIKEMEAMILECAKLDREINYFVDVVQQVTAEVTTQQPEAMFSLSAKVKEQFTERIARLSDADLHTHQKVMAFKESVKNSFKQANQESAESMEELDEDIAVTQSQVNFTCPLTQVEMANPVKNKKCNHHYDEAAILGLIKTKHSQKKKCRCPVVGCGNTDVKDSDLIPDQMLRRRIQSYKRQNNRT, from the exons ATGCCAGAGATAACACAATTGGACAGACATTACATAGGATTTTTGCAcaaacaag ATGACGAGATGAACCCGGGCATCAAAGAGATGGAGGCCATGATTCTGGAGTGTGCCAAGCTGGACAGGGAGATTAACTACTTTGTTGATGTGGTGCAACAAGTCACAGCTGAG GTTACCACTCAACAGCCGGAGGCTATGTTCAGCCTGTCTGCCAAAGTGAAGGAGCAGTTCACAGAGAGAATAGCCCGACTCTCTGATGCTGACCTGCACACTCACCAGAAAGTAATGGCTTTCAAGGAAAGTGTCAAAAACTCTTTCAAACAAG ctaaCCAGGAGTCAGCAGAGAGCATGGAGGAGCTCGATGAGGACATCGCTGTGACACAGAGTCAAGTCAACTTCACCTGCCCACTCACACAG GTGGAAATGGCGAACCCGGTGAAGAACAAGAAGTGTAACCACCACTATGATGAAGCAGCAATCCTGGGCctgatcaaaacaaaacacagccaGAAAAAGAAATGCCG CTGTCCCGTGGTGGGCTGTGGAAACACAGATGTGAAAGATTCTGACCTCATTCCTGACCAGATGCTGAGGAGAAGAATCCAGAGCTacaagaggcagaacaaccggACTTAA